GATGGCCGAGATCTCCAACCCGGCCGCCTGGAGCGATCGGATCGCGGCTTCGCGACCCGCTCCCGGACCCTTCACCCACACCTCTACCTTCTTGAGTCCGAGCGAGAGCGCCTCCTTCGTCGCCGCCTCGGCCGCGATCTGAGCGGCGAAGGGCGTGCTCTTGCGCGAGCCCTTGAACCCAACCTTGCCGGCGCTGGCCCAGGACACCGTGTGCCCGTCCATGTCGGCGATGGTCACGATCGTGTTGTTGAACGTCGATTGGACGTGGGCGATTCCGTTAATCCCCACCTTCCGCTCGCGCTTCTTCTTCGGCTTCGGCGTTGCCGTCGGTACCGCCGGTGCCCCTTGCTGTTGCTGTTGCTCGGCCACTAATTACTCTCCTTTGCGATCGCTCGCGTTTCCGATCAACCCGCCGGCTTCGGCGCCGGCCTCTTCGCCGCGACCGCTACCTTGCGGACCGCGCCTGCCGTCTTCTTGGGTCCCTTGCGCGTCCGCGCGTTGGTGCGTGTGCGCTGCCCTCGAGCCGGGAGGTTCTTCCGATGGCGCAGCCCGCGATAGGCGCCGATGTCCATCAAACGCTTGATCGACATCGCCACCTCGCTGCGGCGCGCTCCCTCCACCTTGAACTGGCTCTCGATCACCTGGCGGAGCTTGGTGACCTCCTCCTCGGCGAGCGCCTTCACCCGCGTATTCGCGTTCACCCCCGTGAGGTGGATGATCTTCCGCGCGGACGAGGGGCCGATGCCGAAGATGTAGGTCAGCCCAATCACGATTCGTTTGTCGTTCGGCAAATCGACACCGGCGATACGAGCCAAAACGTTCCTCCTGTCCCTAGCCCTGGCGCTGCTTGTGGCGCGGATTCTTACAGATGATCCGAACCACGCCCTTGCGCCGGACGACCTTGCAGTTGTCGCAGATCCGCGTAACCGAAGCTTTGACCTTCATGGCTCTTCCGTTCCTATTTGTAGCGGTAGATGATGCGCCCGCGGGTGAGATCGTAGGGCGACAGCTCCACCGTGACCTTGTCCCCGGGCAGGATCTTGATGAAATTCATCCGCATCTTGCCCGAGATGTGGGCGAGGACCCTGTGTCCATTCTCCAGCTCGACGCGGAACATCGCGTTGGGCAGGGGCTCGATGACCGTCCCCTCGACCTGGACGCCCTCTTCTTTCGCCATTCTTACCTAATCCGCCTCAACCAGTGACAGCACCTCCGGCCCGTTCGGGCCGATCGCGACGGTATGCTCGAAGTGGGCTGAGATCTTCCGGTCCACCGTGACCACCGTCCATTGGTCGGCGAGCGTCACGACATCCGCTCCGCCGGCATTCACCATCGGTTCGATCGCGAGCGCCATCCCCTCCTCGAGCCGGGCGCCTTCCCCCGGCCGTCCGTAGTTGGGGACCTGCGGGTCCTCGTGAAGCTCCCGGCCGATGCCGTGCCCCACGAGCGCCCGCACAACCGTGAAACCGCTCGCTTTCGCCTCCCGCTCGATCGCGGCCGAGATGTCGGAGATTCGCCCGCCTTCGCGCGCCTGGGCGATCCCTTTTGCGAGCGCCCGCTCGGTCGTCTCGAGCAGCCGCACCGCCTCGGCCGATACCTTCCCCACCGGGAAGGTCCGCGCGGCATCTCCGTACCAGCCCTCGCGGCGCACGCCGATGTCGAGCGAGATCACATCCCCCTCGCGGAGGACCCGCTTCGCGCTCGGGATCCCGTGCACCACTTCCTCGTTCACCGAGGCGCAGATGCTGGCGGGATACCCGCGGTAGCCTTTGAACGCCGGCTCTCCGCCCATGTCGCGGATGAACTTCTCGGCGATCTGATCCAGCTTCAGCGTCGTCACCCCGGGCCGGATTTCCCCTTCCAGCATCCGGAGACACTTTCCGACGATCTGCGCGCTCTCGCGGATCCCGGCGACTTCATTCAGGGTGTTGATCCGTATCATCGTTTGGATGCGGTCCCGCCTCTCAGGCAGCGACCTTTCCTACAGCCTTCTCGATCAAGGCAAAGACTTTGTCCGGCGTCCCCGACGCGTCGATGTTCTGAAGCACCCCGTTTCGCCGGTAGTACTCGACGAGGGGTCTCGTCTCGTTCTCGTACACCTCGAGCCGCGTGCGCACCGTCGCCGGCTGATCGTCCGCACGCTGCTTCAATGCGTTCCCGCACCGGTCGCAGACGCCGGGGACCTTGGGCGGCGCCGACTTCAAGTTATAGATGGCGCCGCATTCGCCGCAGAGCCACCGGTCTTTGAGTCTCTCCACCACCGTCTCCGCCGGGATGACCAGGTTCAGCACCCGATCGACCTTCTGATCCCCGAGGAGCCGGGACAGCCCGTCGGCCTGCGCGGTCGTGCGCGGAAAGCCGTCCAGGATGAAGCCCTTCCTCGCGTCGCCCATCCGGAGACGCGTCTCGATTAAGCCGAGCACCGTATCGTCCGCGACCAGGCGGCCCGCCTTGACGTCGGCTTGCGCCGCCATCCCCAAGCTCGTCTCCTGCGCGATCGCCTCGCGGAGGATGTCCCCCGTCGAGATGAGGGGCGTCCCCAGCTTTTCCGAGAGGCGCTTCCCGTGCGTTCCCTTGCCGCTGCCGGGCGGACCGAGGAGCACGATCCGCATCAGCTACGCCCCCGCATCAACAACGCTCCCGCATCAGCGCCGCCCACGCATCTTTCCGTGGGTCACGAAGCCCTCGTAGTGGCGCATGATCAAGTGCGACTCGATCTGCTGCAGGGTGTCGAGCGCGACGCCCACCACAATCAGGACGCTGGTGCCGCCGAAATAGAACGGCACGTTGAACCGCCGGATCAGGATGTCCGGGAGCACGGCGATCAACGCCAGGAAAACCGCTCCGGGGAGCGTGATCCGCGAGAGAATGCGGTCGATGTACTCGGCAGTCTTCCGGCCGGGGCGAATTCCCGGGACGAACCCGCCGTACTTCTTCATGTTGTCCGCCATATCGATCGGATTGAGCACGATCGCCGTATAGAAATAGGTGAAAAAGATGATCGTCAGCGAATAGACGACGACGTAGACCCAGGTCCCGTGCGCGAACAGGCCCGCAATGCCCTGGATCGCGGCGTTCCCGTGAAAATAGATCGCCAGCGTGCTCGGGAGCATGATCAACGACTGCGCGAAGATGATCGGGATCACGCCCGCCGTGTTCACCCGAAGCGGGATGTGCGTGCTCTGACCGCCGTACATCTTGCGCCCCACGACCCGCTTCGCGTACTGGACCGGGATCTTTCGCTGCGCCTGCGTCATGGCCACGACCGCCGCGATGACGCCGACCATGATCGCCACCATGAGCGCGGCCACGATCGGAGATAGCGTCCCGACGCGGAGCGCGCGGATCGAGTTGATGATGTCGGCCGGGAACCGGGCCACGATGCCGATGAAGATGATCAGCGAGATCCCGTTCCCGATCCCCTTGTCGGTGATCTGCTCGCCGAGCCACATGATCATGATCGTGCCGGCCGTCTGGGTGATCATCGTCATGAGCTGAAACCCGAATCCCGGATGCGGGACGACCGGGACGCCGGCCGAGCCCATCGACTCCAAGAACTTCGCGAACGCCAGCGACTGCATCGCGGCCAACGCGACCGTGCCGACACGCGTGTACTGCGTGATCTTCTTCCGGCCTTCCTCCCCCTCCTTCTGCAGCTTCTCGAAGTAGGGGATCACCGCGCCCAGGAGCTGGAAAATGATCGAGACCGAGATGTACGGCATGATCCCGAGCGCGAACACGGTCGCCTTCTGGAAGCTCCCGCCCACGAACAGGTCGTAGAGACCAAAGAGCGAGTTCGCCTGGCTGGCGAACGCGGAGACCAGCGCCTCGCTGTTCACTCCGGGGGTGGGCACGTGCCCGCCCAGCCGGTAGACGCATAGGAGAGCGACCGTGAAGAGGACCCGGCGCTTCAGCTCCGGGATCCGGAATATGTTTTGTAGTTTCTCGAACATGTCCCTCGCTTAGCCCTTTGACTCTTTACGTTCTTTCTTCTCGTGGCGCGGCCGGTAGACCCGGGGGGTCGGGAGCGTGATCGTCCCGCCCGCCGCCTCGATCTTCGTTCGCGCGGAGCCGCTGACGGCGTCCACCGTCACGGCGAGCGCGGCCTCGATCTCGCCCATCCCGAGAACCTTCACCGGGAGGTCGCTCCGGTCGATGAGCCGCTTCTTGAGAAGGCTCTCGCGGGTCACGGCCTCCCCTTTCGCGAATCGCGAGAGGGCCGCCACGTTCACGACCTGGAACTCGACGCGGCTCGGGTTCCGGAAGCCGACCTTCGGGAGGCGCCGCTGAATCGGCATCTGCCCGCCCTCGAACCAGCGGGCCACCTTGCCGCCGCTCCGCGCGCGCTGACCCTTGTGGCCGCGGCCCGCGGTGCCGCCGAGACCGGACGCAGGGCCAAGGCCGCGCCGCTTCCGGTCGCGCGTGGCCCCCTTCGCCGGCTTGATCTGTCCGATTCTCATTCCGCGGCCCTCCTCGGCGCGGCCCGCTTCGTCTTCCTCGCCGCGGCCCGCTTCGGCTTTCCGGCTGCCGCGCGCTTCGACCGCGCCGCCGCCTTGCGCCGCGGCTTGGCCGCCGGCCGTTGCCGTGTCCCGGCCGCTTCGTCGGGCGCGCCCTCGACGGGCGCCGCGTCGACGCGAACCAGGTAGCTCACCTGCGCGACCATGCCCCGGATCTGCGGCGTGTCGTTGTGAATGACCGAATGGCGGGGGCGGCGCAGACCCAACGCCTCGAGCGTCCGCTTGTGCTTTTCCAA
The sequence above is a segment of the Candidatus Eisenbacteria bacterium genome. Coding sequences within it:
- the rpsK gene encoding 30S ribosomal protein S11, which translates into the protein MAEQQQQQGAPAVPTATPKPKKKRERKVGINGIAHVQSTFNNTIVTIADMDGHTVSWASAGKVGFKGSRKSTPFAAQIAAEAATKEALSLGLKKVEVWVKGPGAGREAAIRSLQAAGLEISAIKDVTPIPHNGCRPPKRRRV
- the rpsM gene encoding 30S ribosomal protein S13 gives rise to the protein MARIAGVDLPNDKRIVIGLTYIFGIGPSSARKIIHLTGVNANTRVKALAEEEVTKLRQVIESQFKVEGARRSEVAMSIKRLMDIGAYRGLRHRKNLPARGQRTRTNARTRKGPKKTAGAVRKVAVAAKRPAPKPAG
- the rpmJ gene encoding 50S ribosomal protein L36, producing MKVKASVTRICDNCKVVRRKGVVRIICKNPRHKQRQG
- the infA gene encoding translation initiation factor IF-1, which gives rise to MAKEEGVQVEGTVIEPLPNAMFRVELENGHRVLAHISGKMRMNFIKILPGDKVTVELSPYDLTRGRIIYRYK
- the map gene encoding type I methionyl aminopeptidase; the protein is MIRINTLNEVAGIRESAQIVGKCLRMLEGEIRPGVTTLKLDQIAEKFIRDMGGEPAFKGYRGYPASICASVNEEVVHGIPSAKRVLREGDVISLDIGVRREGWYGDAARTFPVGKVSAEAVRLLETTERALAKGIAQAREGGRISDISAAIEREAKASGFTVVRALVGHGIGRELHEDPQVPNYGRPGEGARLEEGMALAIEPMVNAGGADVVTLADQWTVVTVDRKISAHFEHTVAIGPNGPEVLSLVEAD
- a CDS encoding adenylate kinase; this encodes MRIVLLGPPGSGKGTHGKRLSEKLGTPLISTGDILREAIAQETSLGMAAQADVKAGRLVADDTVLGLIETRLRMGDARKGFILDGFPRTTAQADGLSRLLGDQKVDRVLNLVIPAETVVERLKDRWLCGECGAIYNLKSAPPKVPGVCDRCGNALKQRADDQPATVRTRLEVYENETRPLVEYYRRNGVLQNIDASGTPDKVFALIEKAVGKVAA
- the secY gene encoding preprotein translocase subunit SecY; translated protein: MFEKLQNIFRIPELKRRVLFTVALLCVYRLGGHVPTPGVNSEALVSAFASQANSLFGLYDLFVGGSFQKATVFALGIMPYISVSIIFQLLGAVIPYFEKLQKEGEEGRKKITQYTRVGTVALAAMQSLAFAKFLESMGSAGVPVVPHPGFGFQLMTMITQTAGTIMIMWLGEQITDKGIGNGISLIIFIGIVARFPADIINSIRALRVGTLSPIVAALMVAIMVGVIAAVVAMTQAQRKIPVQYAKRVVGRKMYGGQSTHIPLRVNTAGVIPIIFAQSLIMLPSTLAIYFHGNAAIQGIAGLFAHGTWVYVVVYSLTIIFFTYFYTAIVLNPIDMADNMKKYGGFVPGIRPGRKTAEYIDRILSRITLPGAVFLALIAVLPDILIRRFNVPFYFGGTSVLIVVGVALDTLQQIESHLIMRHYEGFVTHGKMRGRR
- a CDS encoding 50S ribosomal protein L15, whose product is MRIGQIKPAKGATRDRKRRGLGPASGLGGTAGRGHKGQRARSGGKVARWFEGGQMPIQRRLPKVGFRNPSRVEFQVVNVAALSRFAKGEAVTRESLLKKRLIDRSDLPVKVLGMGEIEAALAVTVDAVSGSARTKIEAAGGTITLPTPRVYRPRHEKKERKESKG
- the rpmD gene encoding 50S ribosomal protein L30 yields the protein MSQIRITQERSKIRCLEKHKRTLEALGLRRPRHSVIHNDTPQIRGMVAQVSYLVRVDAAPVEGAPDEAAGTRQRPAAKPRRKAAARSKRAAAGKPKRAAARKTKRAAPRRAAE